The DNA sequence GTTCTTTCCTTGCAAAGCGGCTGAGCTTGTGAATGACTACGGAAAGGGGTGGAGCCTGAAGTATCGTGCCATGAGCCAGTACCACATGTCTGTGGCCTACAGGAAGCTTGATCGACTGCCAGACGCTATGGAATGCTGTGAGGTACAAACTAGTGGGGGATAAGACACATTAGAGCCGGAACTAATATTATTTCCGTAATTAAATAACATTATGAATCATGTTTGAATAACAGACTAATCTAACCATCACTCTTTCTCCAGTTTATTTTTACTCCCTTTGTCTCAGCACCACATACCCAGCTATCACCATGTCCTATGATGTCTTCAGACACATTTGtgaagacattttaaaataaacatgtgcATATATTGTCAGTGCATATCAGTACAACagaatcaacacacacacacgtgcactaAGAGCAGCGAGCACCCGCAGTGGTGAGCAGGCACCCCAGCACCAAGGCGCATTTAGGGTTtagatgccttgctcaaaggcattTCAGCTGTTATTGTTGAAGGAACTGTTCCTACACTCACCTCACCCCATTTCCTGCCTGTCCCAGGGTTTAAATTGCAACCCTTTAGACCCAAGAGTGCCTCCAAAGACAGCTTGGCATTAATAAACAATGGTATATGTTCATGTAGTGATCCACAGAGTGAATTATGGGTAGGgcgaccagatctgagatggtgaaaaagtggacacgtctccggggggggttgtggacgactactgacgtgcagactgaccaattaaatgtttacagagaaggttatcgaccaataacggtagctctacagtcagaccgtccaatcagaagattttaggctacttcaccacgcccccttctcactcaagcgaaccaatcggagtaggggagggcgggactagtttgtgaacgaaacttctcgaagttctatgtaagctctagaaaaacaaaatcccggacgtttgtgaaattccgcccggacatttttttacgtctaaaaagaggacatgtccgggtaaaagaggacgtctggtcaccctagttatgGGGCACTATTAGGAATTTATGGGTCTTAAAGTTAAAATCACCCTGGATTTCCACTTTACAATCTGGACCGCAGTAGGAGTAAAATAGCTGGTGTTTTTAAGTGTCCTAATAAGAAAGTAGGGATTTAGGATACAGCCAATATATTGGTGTAGTAAAGAGTGGAGCAGGCAAAGCCATATTTACTTTAACGCCTAATTGAGtgaattgttttaaataattgtgtgtgtctcgccctgtgaaggactggcgccccctccagggtgtattcccgccttgtgcccaatgattccaggtaggctctggacccactgcgaccctaaattgaataagcggttacagataatgaatgaatgaatgtgtgtgtgtctcatgaaCACTGCTTCCATAAGCAATGCCATTAATGCTTGAATGACTATGTTTAAACTCTCATTAATCATTGAAGCCATGAGCACTACATCAAAGCcagcatttacaaaagattACCGCCCAATTGCAAGACAGTGAGGTCATTTTTGTGCTGTCATCATCTGCTCACAAGAGTGACACAACATACTGGTAGCAAGAGATCAGACAACAGAACAGACCATCTCAATATAGTTATCTACTTGTAACTTTAAACCTTCGCACACAGACGCTGGTACCACAGCTTGCATCAGTAGTCACCTGAGCTTTTACGAGTTGCAACAGCTTAATCCCACTGGCTGCCATATGTTGTTCATATTTATCAGTCCCCTTGGCACAACCCTGCCCTCCAAATCTATATTCTGtactctctttgtctgtgtgagCAAGAACCAACAACTGACAGGTGCAGCTGTTTGTAGGAATTGTGCCAAATCCTCCCTCCAAGCCATAACCAAACCCACCTCCTTTACTATAGCTGTTAAAAATATGTCAAGTCAAGGGCCCTCTGCAGTGCCGAGGtgctgtctgagaggagtgatAATGAAGAGCTTAGCCCTCAGCCCTTCTCTGATGACCCAAAGAGCAATGTAGCAGAGAGTCATCACTTCGGACCGCAGGAGTCACAATGCTCTGCCACTGGGGGGGACAGACGTCAGAGCGGCGCATTCCTCGGTTATAGTAGTGTTACAGGAGGGGTCAGATTTCAGCTTCCATGCAAGTGGGAAGAGGagtgaactgctgaaaaagtcTTAAAATGGAGAATGCTTTTAAGAGTTggactgtgttctgtggagtcaTAAACGATGCCAGTGCTGGGGAACAGAAAACACCTTTAACACCTTCCCACAATAACCCATGTCATGTCAAGAAAAAACAGCTTGGGAACAGCTTTATCAGGTCCCCATTATGTGCTGTATTTATCTGAGGAACAGGAATGTGGGAACAAGGACCCTGGAAGGGCACATGTGAATATCTGGGGGAAATAGGACCCTGGGAATACAAGAATGACTACATATCTAATTAGTCATGACAGGTTTAGTATGCTCAGTTCCCTTTTATAGTTAGTTTTACACTGGATCTACAGTATTAATGTAGCCAgcaattaaatgtaaacactgcagGCCTTATATCACACAAAGTGTGATAGGTTTCTCATCTGATATACCTACCTTACATGTTGTAACTAATTAAAGTGGACTGAAGTACGTTAAAggtgtctatgattgtggggaactgcagttcactctgatttgtttacgttcagaagctccacatcttttaaaggagcaatatgtaatactgacaccaagcgtttaaaatctgaaatattatacagtttcaaaacagtggagagagctgtctgcctcctccccctcctccccagacGTGAAGCTCGaacaggttgccagtttgaggaaaactgaacgaacaagagacgagtttaagaacttgggccctaatagctaagaagaatgtgccataatcaacatatttacacagaaaagtgtttatcatttcactaaaacatctacctatgcAAAAAAGTGAATGTGGCCACCATtcccctgcatttacaagccttttcTGTCCGTatccacctgaaatatttagatttgacatggctggtgttacttatcgatTTTACTTTTCAACATAAATGTCGTTTAGAAGGCCGATCTCATCCACAATTTTTGGAGTCAAacatttcgttccaccttacGTGTCGTTTTTTTGGCCGACACATAATTGCGTCACTCATCAGGTTCTTgtattctctgttccaccttaagattCGAAGCTAGCGCTAGGTTTATAAACACAACTCTGTTTGAAACACTTctcatttcccattttatcaatttaaaacacatcaccaagtgtacatcatttcactgaaacatctacctactagagAAACGCttatcacacaccctggacattttaaactcatttgtaactctacTAAAAattttggtttgtgtttactttcatgtggTTAGCGCTGTCTcaaatttagagtgggttcctacctaaataatctgaaacggcaaaaataagtcagtatcaCGCACCttaggaataaagcaatatcctcaaccCTTTTCGAGATTTTCAACGTTTGAAGGTCTCCCTCAGCTCTTTCTCTGCCGTAAGCCGAGAGAGAAGGAGTCTAGCATGTCTGACCAAGACATTCTTTTTACTCCCAGGAATCAATGAAGATTGCACTGCAGCATGGAGATCGTCCTTTGCAGGCCATGTGTCTCCTGAACTTTGCTGATATTCATCGCTGCCGAAAGGATGTTGAGGTAAATTCATTCAGGTCCATGTAAAACTTTTATGAATTGTTGGCATATCATATGAGCACCTGTGCAGTTCTGTGCTCAGACCAAAGAcgatgtatgtgtgtttgttggttATTGATTATCTTTTAAATTTCCTTCGATGCTGGTCTCTTGCCACGTCTTTCTGAGAATTTACAGGATCTCTCTCCAGATCTACTGCTCAGAGATGAAGAGCTATAGTAAAATGTGATTATTCCTACTGTTCTCTCACCTCTCCAGAAAGCATTCCCTCGCTACGAGTCTTCAATGTGTATCATGACAGAGATCGGCAACCGCCTGGGACAGGCATCCATCTACTTAGGGGTGGGGAAGTGTTGGCTGCTCCAGAAGGACCACGacaaggtaaaatatttttatccatccatccattatctgtaaccgcttatccaattttagggtcacggggggtccagagcctacctggaatcattaggcgcaaggtgggaatacaccctgaagggggcgccagtccttcacagggcaacacacactcacacattcactcacacactcacacctacggacacttttgagtcgccaatccacctaccaacgcgtgtttttggaccatgggaggaaaccggagcacccgaaggaaacccacacagacacagggagaacacaccacactcctcacagacagtcacccggaggaaacccacgcagacacagggagaacacaccacactcctcacagacagtcacccggaggaaacccacgcagacacagggagaacactccacactcctcacagacagtcacccggaggaaacccacgcagacacagggagaacacaccacactcctccaagcccctggagctgtgtgacagcgacacctacctgctgcaccaccgtgccgcctttttatattatatacaatttttaaaagtaaaagtatTGGATTGCTCATTGTTTCTGCTCTCCTTAAATGAGATTACATTCGGTTCAAGACAGTAAATATTTAACATACAAAAGATCATAATAATTACCCATTTTAAACTCTCCTTAGGCCCTGGACTCCTTTCAACGTGCATACGACCTAGCAGAGGCAACTGGAAATAAGGTGTGTAGTGCCTCTTTCTGCAGCCTTTTCACTCAGGTGCATCCCAGATATGAGTTCTTTTGACTCCACATCAGCGTCACAGCTTGCCTTCACATGCTGCTGATTCTGTGTGCTTCTCTAGCTTGGTTCCCTGAAGGTGCACTGCCTGACAGAGGGCATCTACCGCAGCAGGGAGCAGCAGGAGGAGCTGAGGGAGCAGGTGGTGAAGTTCCTGCAGTGCGTGGAGGAGCTGGAGCTCTACTGCGGCATGTGTGGCGAGTCCATCGGGGAGAAGAACCAGCAGCTGCAGGCCTTGCCCTGCTCCCAcattttccaccttaagtaagtGGCCCTGTGGTGCTCATGCCAAGTCCATGTGCAATGAGTGTGATTAATATATGCAATCCTTCCTGATCATTCACGTCTGGTTAAACAGGTGCCTGCAGACAAACGGGACTCAGGGATGTCCAAAATGTCGGCGTGCTTCTGTGAAGCCAGGATTTGTATGATGTTCAACGGATGGTCACCTACTGAGATAAAGACTGCAATGATCTCTAACAGGAGACACAGAATCTGGGATTAATACCAAGACTGAACCAGTGAGGGACATAGCGCTAATGGAAAACTCCAGCGGTCAGAATCAAGTGAAACACTTGGCGAGGTTAGACTTCGCTGAGTCTTGACTATCACTGactctgtcctctgtctctaCCCTGGATGAGGTATCGACAGTAGCCAAAAACGCCGTGGGAGTCGAAAGGTGGTCACCGCAAATATCATCTTCTCAATAGTGCTAACATGGTATGGATCATTTTTCCATGTATTTTGACTGAGGTAGAATTTGATCTTTGTATCTGTACCTGCCTGTACCTGGCAGTTACATACTTACAACATGAATGGATGGTGCTGTTTGTCAAACTGCGATGACCTTGCAGGTTTTCACATGCCTAAAATCTACCTGTTTAAAGCCTGTATGTACTTTGTAATACACAGGTTTATTATTAAGAAGATCAGGCAGACTGAGGTTGGTTTAGTTTGTAAACATATCTATTGATATATCGTTTTCCATCTTTCAGTTTCTAAGCTACGGAGAGTGAGTGGGGGCAGTTATTAGAGTAGTGTATTAACTAAGAcagttttgtcattttattcagacCCCAGATGTGATTTTCTTAACAAATTTAAAacgtaaatttaaaaaatttattAGTTTTCAGATTGGTTTTATATGACGTTGGCAGACACTGGTCAAATGTTTCCACATCCTTAAAGAATGTGCTGTATTCAGGCCAAAATCTCTTAACGTACTAACGTATTATCAACAGCAACTAGAGATTTCATAAATAGAAGTATATttcgtattattattattattattaatgtcatATTATACTTTTCTAAACTGCAGGAGTGTAGTATTTGAAAGTGAGCTATAACATGAGCCACGTgtattttttccatttctttttaTGTAAGTAATTTTATTTCTCCAAATAATTAATCAATCATTTTGCTTTGTTGtcgattttattttattctgttgtCAAATCTATTTCTCGataatttatttgaatttcATGCATATAGAAATAATTTAAGCAGTGTTCACACTCTACAGAACATCTACCGCAGTGGTTCTTGATCCAGTCCGTGTCCGATAGGCCTTACGTttactgtaatatttattttttgtgcacTCCATACGCTAACACACCTCAGGCTTTCATTAGAAGAGTGTGAGAGCAGCCACCGCATACGCTTTTGATATTCTCCCCTCAAACCTAGCTGTTTCATTATTAGTTTAGCATATATTGCATGTAAAGTTGACTAGTACATGCACGTTAAAACCCAGAAGCATAACGCATACTAATTATACCATTTCAACTTTGACATATCTTAAAGTGAACtattaaattaaacacattCTCTCAGAGACAGATTTTAACTCTTAATACACTTTTATAACTACAAGGGAGCAATGTGAGACAATGCTGCTCTTTTATTTGTCTTTTCACGCATAGCATTTTTGACTTTTGGTTTTTAAAAGCATTAGAACTCTCCAGCTTTGCTAACAATTTGCATGTTGCCCGATGTAGGGATCTCACATTCAGGCAACTCAGTCCATAACTACCTCTTTCTATATTTTCTTTACAATATAAGCGTGTTTATGCTTGAGTATCAGATTAAAACTCAGATTTTTTAACGACACATAGACAGAATGTTTGAGAATGGTCCTAAATACGTACCCAATGGACTTTTTTTATAGtgacaataaaattaaaaatctttgctatttttttttgtggtctCTTCCTTGTACGTGAAAAAACGTCTGAAGTGATCAAGCGATTACATAACATATTTCTGCCACTGAGAAGCCATGCTGATAAACCGGTTACTTCTCTGTAAGCAGTGAACTTTTACCAGAAGCCACCTGCATCAGTTCGAACGACGACAGAACAGAGGCAACATATACTTTCATGGGAGAGCTTTACCTCCTGGCAAACACAAATGGCAGCAGCACTTCCATTCTGTGAAGAGGATCTGCAGTGTCCTATCTGCTGTGAGGTCTTCAACTTACCTGTGACCCTGACTTGTCAACATAACTTCTGTAAAATCTGCATTCAGTCGTACTGGGAAAGGAAGGGCTCACAGCTGTGCCCAGTGTGTCACCACATTGAGAGAACAAGAAGACCACCAATCAACCTGGCACTAAAGGTAGCCTCGGATACCTTCAAAAGACAGGCCAGTCAGGTCTATGTGAGTTCAGAAAGTCTCTGCCCTGTACATAAGGAAGAGCTGAAACTTTTCTGCCACAAAGATGGGAAGCCTATCTGTCTTGTGTGCTACGCATCAATGGACCATAAAGATCACGAGTGCTGTCCTATAGCCGAGGCAGCAGCTGAAAGAAAGGTAAGGAAGCCCAACTGATTCGTATTATAACTAAAGTTATTTAAGAAAGACCTTACAGACTGAAGGTTGATTCTCTACATTAGAATTAGCCAACATTACCTCAGTTACAACACACACTGGATAAAACCTTTTCTTCTGTAGgggtaaatataatatattatacttTAATACGAGGTGGCACGTTGGTGCAGAATGTTGTGTGACATCAGTCTAAACTCTAGTGAGGTTTTATGCTAGTTATGAAACAAAGGGTAATATTGCATTGATAGTACATTAAAATAAGGTAATACAATGTTTACCatagtttttaaaggagaaaatgtgTGGATCACAAGGCATCCATAAAAAAATCTTCCTTTTGAAGGGCCATGTCACCCTAACATCCATAAAGGATAGTGACACCGTAGCCCTAGCCGAAACCTTGGGCTATGGCTAACTGGTAACAACAAGCAGTGAAATGGGATTAGGTCTTTGTGTCTCGAAGATATCATCCTTTCTTTTTTATCAAGTCGCCTTGTTAAGGAACTAATACTATTTACTCTGCCTTCTACAGGAAGAGCTTTTGAAAAAGTATGAGGCTTTGAGAAAACACCTAAACAGTGTTGAAAAGAGGAAAGGAACATTGGAGGAAATTGAGGTATACATACAGGTAACCTGCTGCACgcaaaaactttatttatttatttatttttaaaatattttgttttattgaattTAGCATGAGCATACACAAAACAGACATATCCAACCCTCTCCCAATGCaactatatatttataacattctCAAGAAAAAGGAGTAGTAAAAGAAAgtaggaaagaaagaaaaaaagggggTTGGgggctttttttatatatttgtctcATTCTTGAGATTCTTTAAGTTGGTGGAGTATGGGTTCCCAAAATTTAATAACATTCACCCGAGAGTGTGGTTTCCGAGTGTGCAATCACTCAATTGAAATAAACTTATAAACTTATACATTTCTGTTAGACAATTTTTGAAAGAAGGAGCTGAATATGATTTCCAATGTACCAGGATCAATTTTTTAGGTACCATCATGGTGGCCATTACTATACGCTG is a window from the Hoplias malabaricus isolate fHopMal1 chromosome 11, fHopMal1.hap1, whole genome shotgun sequence genome containing:
- the rapsn gene encoding 43 kDa receptor-associated protein of the synapse; translation: MSIFMRLIVVEMGQDQTKQQIEKGLKLYQSNETDKALHVWMKVLEKTSDPGGKFRALGCLITAHSEMGKYKEMLKYALAQIDTAREMEDPDYLTEGYLNLARSNEKLCDFQKTISYCKTCLNMQGTTVSLQLNGQVCLSMGNAFLGLSVFQKALESYEKALRYAHNNDDKMLECRVCCSLGNFYIQLKDYEKALFFPCKAAELVNDYGKGWSLKYRAMSQYHMSVAYRKLDRLPDAMECCEESMKIALQHGDRPLQAMCLLNFADIHRCRKDVEKAFPRYESSMCIMTEIGNRLGQASIYLGVGKCWLLQKDHDKALDSFQRAYDLAEATGNKLGSLKVHCLTEGIYRSREQQEELREQVVKFLQCVEELELYCGMCGESIGEKNQQLQALPCSHIFHLKCLQTNGTQGCPKCRRASVKPGFV